In Fodinicola acaciae, the following proteins share a genomic window:
- a CDS encoding RNA polymerase sigma factor SigF has protein sequence MTGGSEPQPEYAGLEPLFAELAGLDESDPRRAELRERLVTGYLRLADNIAARFRNRGEAHDDLVQVARIGLVKAVDRFDPSLGHDFLSYAVPTLMGEVRRYFRDSSWTLRVPRGAKELHLAVHAAAGELSQKLGSAPTPAQLADHLGIDIERVYEGLQIGRAYHPESLSAEVPGETAGITLADTLGDEDERLDGIDNHEALKPLLAALPERERRILMLRFFQDMSQTRIAEQVGISQMQVSRILARTLHQLREAMLADGE, from the coding sequence GTGACCGGCGGTTCCGAGCCGCAGCCGGAATACGCTGGACTGGAGCCGCTTTTCGCCGAGCTGGCCGGCCTGGACGAGTCGGATCCGCGCCGTGCCGAGCTGCGCGAGCGGCTGGTGACCGGTTATCTGCGGCTCGCCGACAATATCGCGGCGCGATTTCGCAATCGCGGTGAGGCACATGACGATCTCGTGCAGGTCGCCAGAATCGGCCTGGTGAAAGCGGTCGACCGGTTCGATCCGTCGCTCGGCCACGATTTCCTGTCGTACGCGGTGCCGACGCTGATGGGGGAGGTGCGGCGCTATTTTCGCGACAGCAGTTGGACTCTGCGCGTGCCGCGTGGTGCGAAGGAGCTGCACCTCGCAGTGCACGCAGCGGCCGGTGAGCTGTCGCAGAAGCTCGGCTCCGCGCCGACGCCGGCGCAGCTCGCCGACCATCTTGGCATCGACATCGAGCGGGTTTACGAGGGCTTGCAGATCGGGCGCGCCTACCATCCGGAGTCATTGTCGGCGGAGGTGCCGGGAGAAACCGCCGGGATCACCTTGGCCGACACGCTCGGCGACGAGGACGAGCGGCTGGACGGCATCGACAACCACGAAGCGCTCAAGCCACTGCTGGCCGCGCTGCCGGAGCGCGAGCGACGGATCCTGATGTTGCGTTTCTTCCAGGACATGAGCCAGACCAGGATCGCCGAGCAGGTCGGCATCTCGCAGATGCAGGTGTCACGCATCCTGGCCAGGACACTTCATCAGTTGCGCGAGGCGATGTTGGCCGACGGCGAATGA
- a CDS encoding CocE/NonD family hydrolase, with amino-acid sequence MRRSFLAAAATIAILAGGAAPAYADPPDGNRPPTGHDQNGRVPVGALWTEQYFASPRPSADGSAVELHADILRPANLPATAKTPVVLTIGPYFGHDDFDSSLGYPDLKIAGPNERFRDFIDGAQLMKRGYTWVQVDLRGFGGSTGCTDYFGQGEQADIKAAIDWAGKQPWSNGRVGIYGKSYDASTSLIAANLGDPYLKAAVAQEPVWDTFSTAFSFGVPMWQSSLPQVYAEEATDFTGYADDTARYRNNATFEQRVKNCVALTTVGHDTPRATAPYWRARDLIAGAKNARADLLYTQGVIDDRTPAQGMHDYLYNYGGKVRGWIGQWGHVRGNETNEFGQLEMGRQGWFDEVVRLFDRTLKGKSSQVHDPTFAIQDSNGRWRSQNDWPRATKSATYAIAPASYTDTGVATPGASLRAKRLARIEDLDSHSAARTVTDPPPPSSGPPEPNAVWPTLNTQFTWLAPVKSDVRVTGTPAVTLNVTGVVDKNGKSSPDNTGNVHIELWDVGPDGIAVLFDQRMALVRKGSYSIPLRSAEWNLLKGHRIAIGLGTQFTFPDSRDPWVSEPTGGTVRIGSGTLTVSTQNPSNDKRIAGDPSVALLVPYKDLSDNEKIHIATRPIARAPQPPDANRS; translated from the coding sequence ATGAGACGTAGTTTCCTTGCCGCGGCCGCGACGATCGCGATCCTGGCCGGCGGCGCGGCGCCGGCGTACGCGGACCCGCCGGACGGCAACCGGCCACCGACCGGTCATGACCAGAACGGCCGCGTGCCGGTCGGTGCGTTGTGGACCGAGCAGTATTTCGCCTCGCCGCGGCCATCCGCCGACGGCTCGGCGGTCGAACTGCACGCCGACATCCTCCGTCCGGCCAATCTGCCGGCAACGGCCAAGACACCGGTGGTGCTCACCATCGGACCGTACTTCGGCCACGACGACTTCGACAGCAGCCTTGGCTATCCCGACCTGAAAATCGCCGGACCCAACGAGCGGTTTCGCGACTTCATCGACGGCGCGCAGCTGATGAAGCGCGGCTACACCTGGGTCCAGGTCGACCTGCGCGGCTTCGGCGGCAGCACCGGTTGTACGGACTATTTCGGCCAGGGTGAGCAGGCCGACATCAAGGCCGCGATCGACTGGGCCGGCAAGCAGCCGTGGTCCAATGGCCGGGTCGGCATCTACGGAAAGTCGTACGACGCCAGCACCTCGCTGATCGCCGCCAACCTCGGCGATCCCTACCTGAAGGCCGCGGTCGCGCAGGAACCGGTGTGGGACACCTTCAGCACCGCGTTCAGCTTTGGCGTGCCGATGTGGCAAAGCTCGTTGCCGCAGGTGTACGCGGAGGAGGCCACCGACTTCACCGGTTACGCCGACGACACCGCCCGCTATCGGAACAACGCGACTTTCGAGCAGCGAGTGAAAAACTGTGTGGCGTTGACGACGGTCGGGCACGACACACCGCGCGCGACCGCGCCATATTGGCGTGCGCGCGATCTGATCGCGGGAGCCAAAAACGCACGCGCCGACCTGCTCTACACGCAAGGCGTGATCGACGACCGCACGCCGGCGCAGGGAATGCACGACTATCTTTACAACTACGGCGGCAAAGTCCGCGGCTGGATCGGCCAGTGGGGCCACGTACGCGGCAACGAGACCAACGAGTTCGGCCAGCTGGAGATGGGCCGCCAGGGTTGGTTCGACGAGGTCGTCCGGCTGTTCGACCGTACGCTGAAGGGAAAGTCGTCGCAGGTGCACGACCCGACCTTCGCGATCCAGGACAGCAACGGCCGCTGGCGCAGCCAGAACGACTGGCCGAGGGCGACCAAGAGCGCGACTTACGCGATCGCGCCGGCGAGCTACACCGACACCGGTGTCGCGACGCCTGGTGCCAGCCTGCGGGCCAAGCGGCTGGCCAGGATCGAGGATCTCGACTCGCATTCCGCGGCGCGTACGGTCACCGATCCGCCGCCACCGTCCAGCGGCCCGCCGGAGCCCAACGCTGTCTGGCCGACGCTGAACACGCAGTTCACCTGGTTGGCGCCGGTGAAGTCGGACGTACGGGTGACCGGCACGCCGGCGGTGACGCTCAATGTGACCGGTGTGGTGGACAAGAACGGCAAGAGCAGTCCGGACAACACCGGCAACGTCCACATCGAGCTGTGGGATGTCGGTCCGGACGGCATCGCCGTCCTGTTCGACCAGCGGATGGCGTTGGTGCGCAAGGGAAGTTACTCGATCCCGCTGCGGTCCGCGGAGTGGAACCTGTTGAAGGGCCACCGCATCGCGATCGGCTTGGGAACGCAGTTCACCTTCCCGGACTCGCGCGATCCGTGGGTCAGCGAGCCGACCGGTGGCACCGTGCGGATCGGCAGCGGCACGCTGACCGTGAGCACACAGAACCCGAGCAATGACAAGCGAATCGCCGGCGACCCGTCGGTCGCGTTGCTCGTGCCGTACAAGGATCTCTCGGACAACGAGAAAATCCACATCGCCACCAGGCCGATCGCGCGCGCCCCGCAACCACCGGACGCCAACCGTAGCTAG
- a CDS encoding ATP-binding protein — protein MDATPIQLSLPAAPDQLPVARAVAHTIAMRANFDLDAIADITMAIDELCSQLMAKSDGTLRCTFLLRPDCLVVHGSIAGQLAPNTASFGWRVLSTLVDSARTWLADSPPEVHIELVRKRVVPE, from the coding sequence ATGGATGCCACCCCGATCCAGCTGTCGCTGCCGGCCGCGCCGGACCAGCTGCCGGTCGCACGCGCCGTCGCCCACACCATCGCGATGCGCGCCAACTTCGACCTCGACGCGATCGCCGACATCACGATGGCGATCGACGAGCTGTGCTCACAGTTGATGGCCAAGTCCGACGGTACGCTGCGCTGCACTTTCCTTCTACGACCGGATTGTCTCGTCGTGCACGGCAGCATCGCCGGCCAGCTGGCGCCGAATACGGCGTCGTTTGGCTGGCGTGTGTTGTCGACGCTGGTCGACTCGGCGCGCACCTGGCTGGCGGACAGTCCGCCGGAGGTGCACATCGAGCTGGTCAGGAAACGGGTGGTGCCGGAGTGA
- a CDS encoding DUF3140 domain-containing protein, with translation MAQSAIDTQLWDEFHRVVNMSSRELAEWLRTRAAGPRTEALPDQAGPPTGQHVLSILGKRRTDLTDDDVRVIRKVVDRVHAERRDDLAATAGDPAWRHRMMSIGHDPLKPMR, from the coding sequence ATGGCGCAGAGTGCGATCGACACGCAGCTGTGGGACGAGTTCCACCGGGTGGTGAACATGTCGTCACGCGAGTTGGCCGAGTGGTTGCGAACGCGTGCCGCCGGACCGCGGACCGAGGCGCTTCCGGACCAGGCCGGGCCGCCGACCGGCCAGCATGTCCTGAGCATCCTCGGCAAGCGGCGGACCGACCTGACCGACGACGACGTACGCGTCATCCGCAAGGTGGTCGACCGCGTGCACGCGGAGCGGCGCGACGACCTTGCCGCCACGGCGGGCGACCCGGCGTGGCGCCACCGGATGATGTCGATCGGCCATGATCCGCTGAAACCAATGCGATAG
- a CDS encoding DUF2795 domain-containing protein has product MTVETYLAGLVFPVDKRQVLRHAAERGADAGIRARLEAIPCVVYCTLGELMAAVRRHSPSANIASRN; this is encoded by the coding sequence GTGACGGTGGAAACATATCTGGCCGGCCTGGTTTTTCCGGTCGACAAACGACAGGTGCTCCGGCACGCGGCCGAACGCGGCGCGGACGCCGGCATCCGAGCGCGCCTGGAAGCTATTCCGTGTGTCGTATATTGCACGCTCGGTGAGTTGATGGCGGCCGTACGCCGTCATTCGCCGTCGGCCAACATCGCCTCGCGCAACTGA